The Sander vitreus isolate 19-12246 chromosome 5, sanVit1, whole genome shotgun sequence genome includes a region encoding these proteins:
- the zfand5a gene encoding AN1-type zinc finger protein 5a isoform X1 produces the protein MKSEKSSACGAMAQETNQSPVPMLCATGCGFYGNPRTNGMCSVCYKDHLTRQQSSDRTSPLSPMGSAGSPTSEASAIQRLEASLAKVDTSPASSPDMSRTVQASLPVTQQMTEMSISREDKPEPLEPVVNQPAASSPSPVASSSSEEGKGDTPKPKKNRCFMCRKRVGLTGFDCRCGNLFCGIHRYSDKHNCPYDYKAEAAAKIRKENPVVVADKIQRI, from the exons CAATGGCCCAAGAGACGAACCAGAGCCCGGTGCCCATGCTTTGTGCCACTGGCTGCGGCTTTTACGGCAACCCTCGAACCAACGGCATGTGCTCCGTGTGCTACAAGGATCACCTGACGCGCCAGCAGAGCAGCGACCGCACGAGCCCCCTCAGCCCCATGG GATCGGCTGGTAGTCCTACCTCAGAGGCCTCGGCCATCCAGAGACTAGAAGCCAGTCTAGCCAAGGTCGACACCTCCCCGGCCTCGTCGCCCGACATGTCTAG AACTGTTCAAGCATCTCTTCCTGTGACTCAACAAATGACAGAGATGAGCATCTCGAGAGAGGACAAACCTGAACCCTTAGAGCccg TTGTAAATCAGCCTGCTGCTTCTAGCCCTTCTCCTGTAGCTTCTTCCAGCAGTGAAGAAGGAAAGGGCGACACCCCCAAACCCAAGAAGAATAGATGCTTCATGTGTCGCAAACGGGTCGGACTTAcag GGTTCGACTGTCGCTGTGGCAACCTGTTCTGTGGCATCCACCGGTACTCGGACAAGCACAACTGTCCCTACGACTACAAGGCGGAGGCCGCCGCCAAGATCCGCAAGGAGAACCCCGTGGTCGTGGCTGACAAGATCCAGAGAATATAG
- the zfand5a gene encoding AN1-type zinc finger protein 5a isoform X2, whose translation MAQETNQSPVPMLCATGCGFYGNPRTNGMCSVCYKDHLTRQQSSDRTSPLSPMGSAGSPTSEASAIQRLEASLAKVDTSPASSPDMSRTVQASLPVTQQMTEMSISREDKPEPLEPVVNQPAASSPSPVASSSSEEGKGDTPKPKKNRCFMCRKRVGLTGFDCRCGNLFCGIHRYSDKHNCPYDYKAEAAAKIRKENPVVVADKIQRI comes from the exons ATGGCCCAAGAGACGAACCAGAGCCCGGTGCCCATGCTTTGTGCCACTGGCTGCGGCTTTTACGGCAACCCTCGAACCAACGGCATGTGCTCCGTGTGCTACAAGGATCACCTGACGCGCCAGCAGAGCAGCGACCGCACGAGCCCCCTCAGCCCCATGG GATCGGCTGGTAGTCCTACCTCAGAGGCCTCGGCCATCCAGAGACTAGAAGCCAGTCTAGCCAAGGTCGACACCTCCCCGGCCTCGTCGCCCGACATGTCTAG AACTGTTCAAGCATCTCTTCCTGTGACTCAACAAATGACAGAGATGAGCATCTCGAGAGAGGACAAACCTGAACCCTTAGAGCccg TTGTAAATCAGCCTGCTGCTTCTAGCCCTTCTCCTGTAGCTTCTTCCAGCAGTGAAGAAGGAAAGGGCGACACCCCCAAACCCAAGAAGAATAGATGCTTCATGTGTCGCAAACGGGTCGGACTTAcag GGTTCGACTGTCGCTGTGGCAACCTGTTCTGTGGCATCCACCGGTACTCGGACAAGCACAACTGTCCCTACGACTACAAGGCGGAGGCCGCCGCCAAGATCCGCAAGGAGAACCCCGTGGTCGTGGCTGACAAGATCCAGAGAATATAG